ACCAACGTCAGCCTATGTGCACATTCCATTTTGCACACAAATTTGTTATTATTGTGACTTTTCTAAGGTCTTTATTAAAAATCAGCCCGTTGATGACTACCTACGGGCTTTGATTCGTGAGTGGGAGCTTTTAGATATCAAGGAGCTTCGCACCCTTTATATTGGTGGTGGGACACCGACAGCTATTTCTGCGGAGCAATTGGACTACCTTTTAAGTAATCTTCAGAAAAATTTGGATTTGTCTAAGTTGGAGGAGTTTACCATTGAGGCCAATCCTGGGGATTTGACGGTTGATAAGATTGAGGTGCTCAAAAAATCAGCTGTAAATCGCGTATCTTTAGGGGTTCAGACCTTTGATGACAAGCACTTGCGTCAAATTGGTCGCAGTCACAATCAAGCACAGATTTATGAAAGTATTGATAGCTTAAAGGCTGCTGGTTTTCATAATATTTCCATTGACCTTATTTATGCACTACCTGGTCAAACTATGGATCAGGTCAAGGAAAATGTGAGAAAGGCACTGGAACTGGATATTCCACACCTAAGTCTCTATAGTTTGATATTGGAACATCATACGGTCTTTATGAATAAGATGCGTCGGGGTAAGCTCAATCTTCCGACTGAGGACTTGGAGGCAGAGATGTTTGACTATATTATCCAAGAGTTGGAAGACAATGGTTTTGAGCACTACGAGATTTCAAACTTTACCAAACCTGGGATGGAGAGTCGACATAATCTCATGTATTGGAATAATGATGAGTATTATGGTGTGGGTGCTGGAGCCTCTGGTTATGTTAATGGTGTTCGTTATCGCAATAGAGGGCCTATCCAGCATTATCTAAAGGCTATAGCTGAGGATGGTCATGCTAGACTTCACGAGGAGCATCTGACTAAGGCGGAGATGATGGAAGAGGAGTTCTTCCTTGGCTTGCGTAAAAAGTCGGGAGTGTCCATCAAACGTTTTGAAGAGAAGTTTGGCTTGTCATTCGCGGATACTTATGGAGACATTGTGAAAAAACTACAGGAAGATGGGCTCTTGGTCAAGGATCCAGAGGTGGTTCGTATGACCAAACGAGGACTCTTTTTGGGTGATAGTGTCGCTGAGCAATTTATCTTGGAGGATTAGATGGGATTAAAATTTAGTATTTCTTATCAGATTCCGTTTTATGAGACGGATATCACGCATCAGGTGAAATTACCGCACTTAT
The DNA window shown above is from Streptococcus salivarius and carries:
- the hemW gene encoding radical SAM family heme chaperone HemW; the encoded protein is MQTKPTSAYVHIPFCTQICYYCDFSKVFIKNQPVDDYLRALIREWELLDIKELRTLYIGGGTPTAISAEQLDYLLSNLQKNLDLSKLEEFTIEANPGDLTVDKIEVLKKSAVNRVSLGVQTFDDKHLRQIGRSHNQAQIYESIDSLKAAGFHNISIDLIYALPGQTMDQVKENVRKALELDIPHLSLYSLILEHHTVFMNKMRRGKLNLPTEDLEAEMFDYIIQELEDNGFEHYEISNFTKPGMESRHNLMYWNNDEYYGVGAGASGYVNGVRYRNRGPIQHYLKAIAEDGHARLHEEHLTKAEMMEEEFFLGLRKKSGVSIKRFEEKFGLSFADTYGDIVKKLQEDGLLVKDPEVVRMTKRGLFLGDSVAEQFILED